GGAAGTGATCCGCAAATTGATACAGTCTGGTTTGCATTTTGAAATGACTGTACGTAGATGTAAAGAGTTGTCTCCACATGCATGGCTACATGTTCGTAACAAAGCCAGAGAATTCTCTTTTCAGAAGTAGACAATTCATCCATTGCTTTGCACAACTTTACAATATGATATTCCCAAGACTCTTTCTCATATTCACGAAGTTGGTCAGGAGAAGGCCAGCTTTCAGGAACTTCAGAATGCCAATGGCACTTGGAGGGATCTTCAATGTCCGGATCTATACCACGTTGAAACCATTCccaaaaatgttttttgttAGCAGttgctttgtttttgaCAATCTTTGTGAGataaatatcattaaaaacAGGGACATGTCCgatgtaaaaaattggagGATGTCTCAAAGGAATCCATGCGGTGTACATGTTATCTTTGTTAAGCAATTtatttgtaataaaaagcCATACTTTGCGTAGAGCATCCCATTCTGCTAACGAAGGACAAGGCTGAAGAGGGAGTTGAAGCATAGCAGGAAATTGTTTGGTAATAACATAGGTCGAGTAATCTGCAATCGTACTTTCATACTTAGAGACTAATTTAAAATCACCTTTCTCAATGATTTGACGACATTCTTGATCGCTATTCTTCCAACTTTCTTCGatcaaaattaaatgacTAGgtttaaattgaaaaaacattGGACCCTTAATAACAGTAACTTCATTTTTGGCTTGTAAGTAGGCCCTATGAACACCGAGATCTTCATCGTAGACACTTTTATATTCCCAATCATTTTCGTCGAAAAGGTTTTCACCAAAAACCGCATTGACACTAGCcaaaatattcttttcaaacttttcagTAATACGATAAGGATCATCGTAAGCTAGTTGGACTAGCTCAGCCTTGTTTCTATGATCGAAGGAGATTAAAAGGTTGTCATGAATATTCAAACGACTGGCAAACGAACGTAAAAATGATGCTGCGGATTTCCTATCAAAATTACCAATCGAAGCACCCAAGTACAACATGCTAATTCGACTATTGGGCTCACTACGAAACCTGTCCAAACATTGTAGCAATCTTTCAAAGCAACCGCAAATACCAGACACCTTAACATGCTGATAATTGGTAGTTTGACGAAGCTCCTGCAGTCCTTTTTGCAACTCGGCTTCATTAAGGTCAAGGGCGTAAAAATGCACATCACAGCCCTTCTTTTCAAACGCATCTAAAAgaagttttgttttgcGCATATTTCCACACCCTAATTCTATAACCGTGTTAGGAAGATCTGGAGACAGTAACTGGTTGGCAATGGAATCGCTGAACTTCTTCAGAATATCAAGCTCACTTTCATACAGGTagtattcttttaaattcgTAATCTCATCAAACAGTCGTAAACCTTTTTCATCGTATAATAAAGTGGAGGGGAGTTGACACCGTTTGAGGCTCTGCTCGATGGATTCAGGAGAGAAGAGAACTTCTAATGCGCCAATGTTTTCTATTTCTGtcattttctattaaaCAGCGTCTCAATGCTTATGCTTGCTTTTTGTGTTCCCAAACGTCAAGTGCCAATCGTATGAATTAGTCACGTTCAATGAAACAGAACTTGAACAGTCTCTTCacttaattatttaaaataatggATAGTAGTATGTGTTTAGAGAGTTATATAATTCTGTATTTTGGTGACATAAAACAGGTGACTAAAAGATGCGTCATGTTAGTACACAAACATCTTTGTTTACcctttccaaaaatatcGGAAAGTAATGAATGCTGCAGtattaaacaaagaaacaaCATTCATCGTCGTGAGACGATCTGGACGAGCTAACAAGTAAGCACATCCCTAATGAGATCAGACATCTTCGAAAACGTGGTCAAAGGAGTCAATCGTGATTTGCAACTCCTTTGTCTTGGTTTTATTGAAaccaaataaaattaaagaatccCTACAACTGGAGAATCCTACAACCTAGCCGGGTAACAGGGATTCTGCGGCAATAATTATTGCTATATCAAAGGCACATCGCAAAACCAACTCAATTGAATGGGGTTGAGTAAAAGATACATCGCATACActtgaaaagaaacattaaaaaaacaaaaacaaaaaaaaaacaaatttggCTCAATGGAAAATTAGATTTCTCAATATTGTTACATATTAGAGGTTGGAAAGGATGAATGAGTCTCATCGGCGCTTGCTCCACTTTCAACTATATAATTAACACCCATTGCTTTGTATAATATTATAGGtacttttctttgcttAGTCACATAATTAGGACCTTGCGCATTGTTACGAATATTGTTGGGAAATTATCAACGTCTTGGTGATGTTGAGTTCGTTAAACAATGTACAGTCAAAGATTATAATgcctttttaaaatactatGATTTCATTCGATTTCTTTAACTATTTCAAGTAGTTGTGTACCCTTTGATTCATCTAACCGAATTGGTGTATGTACACTGGAGTTTTGTAAACTTTTAGGACagtgaataaaaaaggacAAGTAGAATTGATATGGATTATGGTAAATTGTAGTAAATTGGATTATATAAACATGCTCCTACAGTATCTCCAATATTAGTTTGACTGATATGAGTGCATACTGCAGAGCACCTATTTTCACAAACAATTGTCTTATACGCTAGTCATTTGAGCTCGCATAAGAAATTAAGTAGATATTCTACAGACTAATTTTGTATTAGAATGATACGAGTATTTCACATAATCTTAAGTTTACATTGAATGGGTAATAATTGATTTACATAGTATATGTCTCTACGTCTAGCAATTATTAGCTACGCATTGCAACGCATGCAAATCCACAGCGGAACGGAAATAGAAGAAACTCCATTACATTATAAGCGACTCGTTAGAGTAAACACCTAGAGAGTTTTCCGTGCAAAGTAGTGGAGTTAAGTCACTTAGCGActtatttaattactgACTCGGAACATGTAAAGCTTCCgaaacatatatatatatgtatatgtATATGTAGATACATACATATATGAAGAATTACAGTAAGCTCAGTCATTGCCAGCTACACAATTgtcattcaaaaaaacgATACGTCGAATTGCGGTGAGTTTCTTCTTGTAATAACATATAATCTATGACtgcaataaaaatatacttCCATTATTATTACAATTACTAGAAACTCGCCGCAATTGAACATACTAACGTCTCAGCAGTAATCGTAGCTGGACTTAACGTGCTAGGTTTTCGAAAGCAGTTGCCGATTTGCAAGAAGCTAGGTCAGTGGCGGATCAGTACTGTGGGGGTCTCAAAAGTCTCAAGACGACTTAGCTTCGGCTATACCTATTAAGAAtctaaacttttaatgaatacCGTTGCACTGTAGTAAATTAAGAATAGAGCATTACACAGAGCTAACTCTCAATTCTCGCTTACAATTTCGTATATACAAAAGCTTACTAGCACTAACGTATTCAATCCGTTCACCAGTTTCTTCatccttgttttttctatttcttaTTTGTTGAAAACCTAATCAAGATGCAAAGGATTCACAAAGTTATCCTTTATTATGTTTCACTGACCATATTGTATCGAGTAACTTACCTATTTGATTTGGAAGAGCCTTGGTCGACTCTTCGCCCTTATACTCCCTACTTGTTCATTTTGGCTTTCGGCAGCTATTTGGGAATCACTTTGTTATACAATGTCGCTACTACTAATGACAAACCAGAAGCTTATGTTGATTTGGTAAAGGTATGTATACTTGCATGATGATGTTCCGGAAAAGTTGGCCAAAGAACgtttattaacaaaattagGATATAAAAGAAGCACAGGATGCTTTAAGGTCCAAGGGTATGACTATTGAAGACTAAAGGAGCAGaataatagaaaatattattaatatgAATCTAAATTTTCCCAATAAAGTCCAcaatgtatttattaatgaattgaGAATAAAGATACATTTTTTCTAGAAATGGTaatataaaacaaagatgTTCTAATCCCAATggaacaaaaaaagtaaatagtAGGATATATTACAATGTTGATGATACATTCTTAGCCTTACTAAAGGCTAAACGCATTtgatcaaaagaaaaaaaaaggaaagcagggaatgtaaaaaaatccaGACTACctaacaaaattttgagGTTTCgaataacaaaattttgagatttcaaatagcaaaatttttaacattcGTCTCGCTGAAAGCGTCTATAGGATTCAAAGATGGCGAGCCGTCTATTTACGAAGATAGCGCAAGTAAACGGGATTATTTGTTTCGTCCACCCAGTTGTATCCAATCTCTTCCAAAACTGAATGAAGTTTTTCCACTTGGCCATCAAAAACTCTAAGGCCAGCAAGCACACTAGCTATATCTCCACCACAATTACGATAATGGAAAAGGGAAATGCTGCAAACTTCCTTTATACTCCTCAAAAACTTACATAAAGCTCCAGGGCGTTCAGGGAAATCCAATCGGTACAAACGCTCTTTTGAAACAGATGATTTTCCTCCAATAAGATAACGGGCATGAGTTTTAGCAAGTTCATTATCGCTGATATCTTCTGCAACCATATTTTGCTCAGAGATTTGTTGAAGAATCAAAGGCAATTCAGTTGCACGGTCCTTTACCACAAACGATGTGTAAATGTTAGCATAGTCATCATTATCGTAACGATAAGAAAATTCGGTAATACTACGTGGAGTAATAATGTTGTGTAGGGCTTCAAATGAACCAGGGCGCTCAGGAATAGTGACACTCAAGAATACTTCCTTGTTCAAACCAAGATCAGCACGCTCAGCAATAAATCTAAGGCGATCAAAGTCCATATTGGCACCACTTAAGATGCAAACCTGAGCAGCATTGGGATTTTTAGGCTTGTGTTTAGCGACATAACGCTTCATACCAGCAACAGCCATAGCTCCTGATGGTTCGACCACTGAACGGGTATCCAAAAAAACATCCTTAATGGCTGCACAAATCTCATCTTTGTCAACAAGAACTACATCGTCAATATTCTTGGAGACAAGACGGAAGGTTTCCTCTCCAACAAGTTTCACAGCAGTTCCATCAGCGAATAAGCCAACTTCCTTAAGGGTTACCCGCTTTTTGTCCTTCAAagacttttttaaagcatcaGCGTCAAATGTCTCGACACCAATGACCTTAACATGGGGAGCAATACGCTTAACGTAAGTAGCTATTCCAGCAATTAAACCACCACCGCCAACAGCGCAGTAAATAGCATCCAGCTTGCGAAGATCtatttgatgaagaatttCAAGTCCAATGGTTCCTTGTCCAGCAATTACATAAGGATCGTCAAAGGGATGAATAACTTCGAGATTTTGCTCTTTAGCCAAACGTGCACATTCTGCTTTAGCAATGTCAAAATTAGCTCCATGTAAGAGAACATTAGCGCCCAATCTCTTAACGTTCCTCCATTTGATTTCAGGAGTATTCTGAGGCATAACAATGGTAGCTTTTACACCAAGAGTCCTAGCGGAGTAAGCAACACCCTGGGCGTGATTGCCAGCGGAACAAGCAATGACTCCATTTTTCAATGACTGCTTATCAAGAGAAGCCATTTTATTATGAGCCCCTCgaattttaaatgaaaacacAGGAGTGAGATCTTCACGTTTTAAGTAGACTGGAACACCGGTACTTTCAGAAATGACAACACCCTTTGTAAGAGGAGTCTCCTTGATAACTTCATACACGTTAGACGTGAGAGTCAAACGTAAATAATCAGGAGTTCCATCTGGAAGAAGCATTTCCTTTGGAATATTAAACTTGATGTCtgatatttctttttgtgcCGTCGAGGGAGAAATATTGTCTTCAATAATTCCTTGCAGCTTAGGTTCTAAACAATCAATAGAACTATCATTTTGTTGAGTAGAGTTCCAACGTTTAGCTTGTAATccaaaagatgaaaaacatGATGGACGAATATGTTTTACAGATTGGAATTTTAGGCCCTGTTGAGCCAATCGTCCCAATCTGAGTACCGAAGTGTAAAAACTCGTTCCAGTCATTCACAGTGAATTGATCCCTTCTGGATtaagcaaaagcaaaatcCTTGTGGAATTATATGAGTTTGGTGAAGGTCACAAAATATATTTGATGCTACCATTTTCGACGGGTGAATAACGAGATAACGAAGCGAACAATATGGGGTTGTTATACACGAAGGCCGAATAGTTATGTATCTAAATATCACAgaaatctttaattttattttattttttaataagatACGGATTTTTTTCAGCATTAAAATCAAAGCTTAAGGAAAGAGATACATTGAATAAGTCGAATGTTGAAAAAGCTACATggcaaaaagtttttgtaaTGAATATAAGattgtttaataatatattcTATACTTTACGAATTGTATGAAATGCATTGATTAGATTTCACCAGTGATaactgaaaaaaaaaaatagttgtcccattacttcttttttaatctgAGATAAAGAGGTAAACATTAGAATATTAATACAACAAACGGAGGCAAAGCTGTTAAGTAGATCCagtatataaaattatattacaaacacaaaaggaatttagcaaataaataattcaaaaaattattattattttttcatagTATTTTAACAAGCTGAGAGAATTTCAAAgctatttttgaaactttttctatttttttttttaattttaaatgataTAAAACACTTTAGCAAAACAACCAATATCcgaatattaaaataattcaaaacCAATTTGGctagcttttttaaaatatttcctAAATTAAATTCGTACAGACAAGATTTCAATAATTGTACATCTCGTGCAAAGTATAAGAATAtggatattaaaaattttacagtTCATTGACAAAAGAGTTTAGTATATAACATTAGAGTATCTCTTTTATATTggaataatatatatagtGCAATTATAAGAACAAGTCGTCTACGGCCATACCTAGGCGAAAACACCAGTTCCCGTCCGATCACTGCAGTTAAGCGTCTGAGGGCCTCGTTAGTACTATGGTTGGAGACAACATGGGAATCCGGGGTGCTGTaggcttcttttttttaaattccaaaacaatattattaattctCTACTTTTTAATGCACTCATTGGGTTTGTGCTATTTAGCTCAACAACATTTGTCAttcttattttaatttcgtACTCAATCGCATTAGCCCGAATTctattaacatttttacACTAAAAGCTATTTTACGGTATATTTAGTAAAGGTAAAGAAACACAGCTATGAAAGTGCTgccaaaaatttcaattgacGAAATCAGCCATCAATGGCTGTAACTATTGAATTCCATTGTCtttcaacttttgaatTATCGCAGCctacaacaaaaaatgaaattaatcaCAATCTCTTCAATCTTCATCGTTACAGATAAATATAATACATGCGAGACGTGTAGGGAAGAAGACCaaagaaagtaattttAGAGATAAATTCTTACCTTCTTTCTTCACTGTATCCGAAGCCTTCAAAAACTGACTAAACTATTTAAGTTGCTCATGCAACACAAAGTACACGACAAttatattttgcaaattagtAATCCTCACAATAATCTCCTTTAGTATAGGGGTAGTACACAAGCCTGTCACGCTTGCAGCCCGGGTTCGAATCCCGGAGGGAGAGTTTTTaactaaaatattttttaaattaccatatttaacaaaagaGGATAATAATGAGGATATGCTAGTAAAATTTTACTATCGAACCTTAATGAGTCGAAGAAGCAAATACAATAAACCTTCTTGGAAGGTTGTATACATTGCTGCAAAATATCTCATATATTGAATAATGAATATGTTTCATTAATAACAATAAGTTATGTGTTCATTAAGACTCCGAGCTTAAAAGCTCTCGATTATGATGGCATGCTATGTCTTTACCACCATCTAAACTGGCTTAATCGAAACATAAGAATGTTATATCGATTGAAGTTGagttttagaaaatcaaggtatctttttttcatcatcagCTGACCTTTCAACCCttcaatttatatttatttgaagacTATGCAAATGCTTTGTATAATAGCATCCATCCTTAGTTGGTGAGCCATTGGATAtgattttatatataagCCAAAGTTACATTAATAACCTGTTAGTTGCTATAACAGTCAAAAAGTCATTGGCTTGGAAATCACGATGAACTATCTAACGAAACACCCAAGTCTGTCTTCAATCAAAAAGGGAGATGTATTGATGTCTATCCGTATCACCTGgctctttttttactttccaATGAGATTGTAATCTTTAATGACGGGTAGTTACTGTGATGAggcttttatttttaatttgaagACGCCATCTGTAATTCATCGCCGCCGATCAGTTACTTGGATGCGAACAAAATCAGCAAATAATAGCTGCATATTCAGATATTTATCATGTATCAATTACACTTACGAATGCAACCCAATACTCGCCATACTTGCAAGCTTCCGAGTCCGAAACacttttatcaaatttgaaatatgGCAATTTTATGTTAGAAAAGTCTCTAAACTTTTGTGGTACTATTGATCTTAAGTctaacattaaaaaattaatttttttgacgCTAATTGTCTTTAAAATTCGATCTCTGTTCAATATTAATGCTTGTGTCATATCATCAGACTACACTATTTCTATGCAAAGATTTATATAAAATGACCAGAAaagcttaaaaaatcaGATCCACTAATTTGCAACCGAAACTGGAAATATGTAACCGAAATTTGATACTACGGAGTTATGAACCCGGCAGCCAAAGGCAAGTTTGTTTGTAGTcacaaaaatgaaagtcGAAAGATGGTAAGAATTTTGATATATAAAGGGGGCTCATAGCATGTTTCAGCATCAATTGAACATTCCACTATCGGTTCTGAATATTATTCTTAAGTTTCAAAATGGCCCCTGCTACTGCTGTCGTTACACCCCAAACTGCCTTCAAGACTGACTTGCCAGTTGAAAAGACTGCTCATAACACTGTAGTGAAAAGTGAAATGGGTGCTTTATCAAAGGCTTACCCTACTTACTCTTTGGACGAGTCATTTAGCTTTGCTCCTATTCGTGAAAGCACTGTAAGCCGTGCTATGACTCGTCGCTATTTCAGCGACTTGGATAAATATGCTGAATCCGACATTGTTATTGTTGGAGCTGGTTCTGCAGGACTTACTGCAGCTTACTACATTGGAACTCGCCGCCCTGATTTGAAGATTGCTATCATCGAGGCTAGTGTTGCTCCAGGTGGTGGTGCTTGGCTTGGTGGTCAGCTTTTTAGTGCAATGGTTGTTCGTAAGCCAGCTGATCTTTTCTTAAATGAAATTGGTGTTCCTTACGAAGATGAGGGTGATTATGTTGTGGTCAAACATGCCGCTCTTTTCACCAGCACTGTTATGGCCCGTACTTTGGCACTTCCTAATgtcaaacttttcaatgCCACTGCTGTTGAAGATTTGATTGTTAAGGAAGGAAAAGATGGTAAGCAACGCATTGCCGGTGTTGTTACAAATTGGACCCTTGTTTCCTTGAATCACGGTCTTCAATCTTGCATGGACCCAAACACTATTAATGCCCATTTGGTTGTTTCTGCTACTGGTCATGATGGTCCATTCGGCGCTTTCTGTGTCAAGCGCCTTGCCAGTGCTCAACTTGTTTCTAACCTTCACGACATGCGTCCTTTAGATATGAACCGTGCTGAGGACCTTATTGTAAAGGGAACTCGTGAAGTTTTTCCAGGAATGATTGTTGGAGGTATGGAGCTTTCTGAATTTGATGGTGCCAACCGTATGGGACCAACCTTCGGTGGTATGATGTTTAGCGGCATCAAAGCTGCTCAAGAAGCTCTTGCTATTTTTGATGAACGTAAGGCTGTTAATGAAAAGTACttgtaaagaaaatagtGTACTAGCAACCTTTTGATATTTCTACATTTGTTTTAGTCATTGATTTTACCATTACTACAACGTTTTTTAATGCAATTTACTTATACTCAAAGAGATTCAAATACATTTACTTAACAGAATAAACCT
This region of Schizosaccharomyces pombe strain 972h- genome assembly, chromosome: II genomic DNA includes:
- the egt1 gene encoding ergothioneine biosynthesis protein Egt1 — encoded protein: MTEIENIGALEVLFSPESIEQSLKRCQLPSTLLYDEKGLRLFDEITNLKEYYLYESELDILKKFSDSIANQLLSPDLPNTVIELGCGNMRKTKLLLDAFEKKGCDVHFYALDLNEAELQKGLQELRQTTNYQHVKVSGICGCFERLLQCLDRFRSEPNSRISMLYLGASIGNFDRKSAASFLRSFASRLNIHDNLLISFDHRNKAELVQLAYDDPYRITEKFEKNILASVNAVFGENLFDENDWEYKSVYDEDLGVHRAYLQAKNEVTVIKGPMFFQFKPSHLILIEESWKNSDQECRQIIEKGDFKLVSKYESTIADYSTYVITKQFPAMLQLPLQPCPSLAEWDALRKVWLFITNKLLNKDNMYTAWIPLRHPPIFYIGHVPVFNDIYLTKIVKNKATANKKHFWEWFQRGIDPDIEDPSKCHWHSEVPESWPSPDQLREYEKESWEYHIVKLCKAMDELSTSEKRILWLCYEHVAMHVETTLYIYVQSFQNANQTVSICGSLPEPAEKLTKAPLWVNVPETEIAVGMPLTTQYTSVGSNLQSSDLSAHENTDELFYFAWDNEKPMRKKLVSSFSIANRPISNGEYLDFINKKSKTERVYPKQWAEIDGTLYIRTMYGLLPLDDYLGWPVMTSYDDLNNYASSQGCRLPTEDELNCFYDRVLERTDEPYVSTEGKATGFQQLHPLALSDNSSNQIFTGAWEWTSTVLEKHEDFEPEELYPDYTRDFFDGKHNVVLGGSFATATRISNRRSFRNFYQAGYKYAWIGARLVKN
- the dpm3 gene encoding dolichol-phosphate mannosyltransferase subunit 3, with product MQRIHKVILYYVSLTILYRVTYLFDLEEPWSTLRPYTPYLFILAFGSYLGITLLYNVATTNDKPEAYVDLVKDIKEAQDALRSKGMTIED
- the tda1 gene encoding threonine ammonia-lyase, translated to MTGTSFYTSVLRLGRLAQQGLKFQSVKHIRPSCFSSFGLQAKRWNSTQQNDSSIDCLEPKLQGIIEDNISPSTAQKEISDIKFNIPKEMLLPDGTPDYLRLTLTSNVYEVIKETPLTKGVVISESTGVPVYLKREDLTPVFSFKIRGAHNKMASLDKQSLKNGVIACSAGNHAQGVAYSARTLGVKATIVMPQNTPEIKWRNVKRLGANVLLHGANFDIAKAECARLAKEQNLEVIHPFDDPYVIAGQGTIGLEILHQIDLRKLDAIYCAVGGGGLIAGIATYVKRIAPHVKVIGVETFDADALKKSLKDKKRVTLKEVGLFADGTAVKLVGEETFRLVSKNIDDVVLVDKDEICAAIKDVFLDTRSVVEPSGAMAVAGMKRYVAKHKPKNPNAAQVCILSGANMDFDRLRFIAERADLGLNKEVFLSVTIPERPGSFEALHNIITPRSITEFSYRYDNDDYANIYTSFVVKDRATELPLILQQISEQNMVAEDISDNELAKTHARYLIGGKSSVSKERLYRLDFPERPGALCKFLRSIKEVCSISLFHYRNCGGDIASVLAGLRVFDGQVEKLHSVLEEIGYNWVDETNNPVYLRYLRK
- the thi2 gene encoding thiazole biosynthetic enzyme codes for the protein MAPATAVVTPQTAFKTDLPVEKTAHNTVVKSEMGALSKAYPTYSLDESFSFAPIRESTVSRAMTRRYFSDLDKYAESDIVIVGAGSAGLTAAYYIGTRRPDLKIAIIEASVAPGGGAWLGGQLFSAMVVRKPADLFLNEIGVPYEDEGDYVVVKHAALFTSTVMARTLALPNVKLFNATAVEDLIVKEGKDGKQRIAGVVTNWTLVSLNHGLQSCMDPNTINAHLVVSATGHDGPFGAFCVKRLASAQLVSNLHDMRPLDMNRAEDLIVKGTREVFPGMIVGGMELSEFDGANRMGPTFGGMMFSGIKAAQEALAIFDERKAVNEKYL